Proteins encoded together in one Dermacentor variabilis isolate Ectoservices chromosome 2, ASM5094787v1, whole genome shotgun sequence window:
- the LOC142570554 gene encoding gem-associated protein 5-like, which translates to MLCLPPAPNWYKPFATGGCDSGFYCYAAKDTVVVLDARNGAPVLRDLLVVAPSTEIVASVMFCRSERAEPDEVPALLTVTSDGVVQVWDVKARAVRHTVSSQSSTCCADWRGTLSTSVVFSGKASRLLKWNLITGAVAPAGGRLQEKEITILRCHPTNPDVVAVGYYSGAVVVQGLKRASNVLYKLKGHSLMVLSLSWNIIPGEDPSQHPLCLCSTALDRTLKIWDVAGETLLASLRVPSSKKGRSTNIRDKWIAACWIPGGVAKIVSSSINGDVCIYDPNAAKEFTFLDHDADSGGHTASVYNVCIVGGAEKRTKMYVVSASEDRNIVFWDLVTKKSAYCISCVGWLIYSLAFSPFACATLAVGVGDGSVKVWRTECVANPYCAKVLIVGKKDGVRTVAWHPRKEAILALGTDEGKDIQHEKQEPNLDYSFQVMRWKGDLATAL; encoded by the coding sequence ATGTTGTGCCTGCCTCCAGCGCCGAACTGGTACAAACCCTTTGCAACAGGGGGCTGCGACTCCGGATTCTACTGCTACGCGGCCAAAGACACTGTTGTCGTTCTCGACGCCAGGAATGGCGCGCCCGTCTTGAGAGATTTGCTGGTGGTAGCGCCAAGTACGGAAATAGTTGCTTCTGTCATGTTCTGTCGCAGCGAACGTGCCGAGCCTGACGAGGTGCCCGCGTTGCTAACCGTCACCAGCGACGGCGTGGTACAAGTGTGGGATGTGAAAGCGCGAGCCGTTAGGCACACGGTGTCATCGCAGTCTTCCACATGCTGCGCCGACTGGAGAGGCACGCTGTCGACGTCCGTGGTCTTCAGCGGCAAAGCCAGCAGGTTACTCAAGTGGAACCTCATCACCGGAGCCGTCGCACCAGCGGGCGGCAGACTGCAGGAGAAAGAGATAACAATTCTGCGCTGTCATCCGACCAACCCAGACGTCGTCGCAGTTGGTTACTACAGCGGCGCTGTCGTCGTGCAAGGGCTTAAAAGGGCAAGCAATGTCCTTTACAAGCTTAAGGGACACAGCCTTATGGTGCTATCGTTATCTTGGAACATTATCCCTGGGGAAGACCCTTCGCAGCACCCGCTCTGCCTGTGTTCGACTGCGCTCGATCGCACTCTGAAGATATGGGACGTGGCTGGAGAAACACTTCTGGCGTCGCTCAGAGTTCCGTCATCCAAAAAGGGCAGAAGCACAAACATTCGGGACAAATGGATAGCCGCCTGCTGGATTCCGGGCGGCGTGGCAAAGATTGTTAGCTCATCAATCAATGGAGATGTCTGTATTTATGACCCTAATGCAGCGAAAGAGTTCACTTTCTTGGACCATGATGCAGACTCGGGAGGGCACACTGCATCAGTGTACAATGTGTGCATCGTTGGAGGTGccgagaaaagaacaaaaatgtatGTTGTTTCTGCATCGGAAGATCGAAACATAGTCTTTTGGGATCTAGTGACCAAGAAGTCTGCGTACTGCATTTCATGCGTCGGTTGGTTAATCTACTCCCTTGCATTTTCGCCTTTTGCCTGCGCCACACTTGCTGTTGGTGTAGGCGATGGAAGCGTCAAGGTTTGGCGGACCGAGTGTGTCGCAAACCCCTACTGTGCCAAGGTGCTCATTGTTGGAAAGAAAGATGGGGTCCGCACAGTTGCTTGGCACCCCAGAAAGGAAGCTATCCTGGCACTCGGTACTGACGAAGGAAAA